One genomic segment of Candidatus Hydrogenedentota bacterium includes these proteins:
- the miaA gene encoding tRNA (adenosine(37)-N6)-dimethylallyltransferase MiaA has translation MRPVLAVVGPTASGKTRLAIGLARALGGEIVSADAMQIYRGMEIGTAAPTPEERAAAPHHLVRCVSPDTVFSAGDYQQRARKCVSEIQARGAVALVAGGAGLYVRALLDGLFEGPPRDPAVRRRLRGEAEALGNAALMARLREVDPEYAATLSSENDLIRIVRALEVFEVTGTPFSRLHALHRERRDPVPALQLGISPPREALYNRINLRVDAMIAAGWVDEVRTLMDRGMEPHLERIKALGYREIAACLRGEQSLADAVEAVKMHHRRYAKRQLSWFRADKRVVWLDSSPDADPQGQALDLWREFSRP, from the coding sequence GTGAGGCCTGTGCTCGCCGTGGTGGGGCCCACCGCCTCGGGAAAAACACGCCTGGCCATTGGACTGGCCCGCGCTTTGGGCGGCGAGATTGTCTCCGCGGACGCCATGCAGATTTACCGGGGCATGGAAATCGGCACCGCCGCGCCCACCCCGGAGGAGCGCGCCGCCGCCCCGCATCACCTGGTCCGGTGCGTCTCCCCGGATACGGTGTTCTCCGCCGGGGATTACCAGCAGCGGGCGCGGAAATGTGTCTCGGAAATACAGGCGCGCGGCGCGGTCGCCCTTGTGGCGGGCGGCGCGGGGCTGTATGTCCGCGCCCTCCTGGACGGGCTTTTTGAAGGCCCGCCCCGCGACCCGGCGGTGCGCCGGCGCCTGCGCGGCGAGGCGGAGGCGCTGGGGAACGCCGCGCTCATGGCGCGGCTGCGCGAGGTTGACCCGGAATATGCGGCCACGCTTTCCAGTGAAAACGACCTGATTCGCATTGTCCGGGCGCTGGAGGTTTTCGAGGTGACGGGCACCCCCTTTTCCCGGCTTCACGCCCTCCACCGGGAGCGCCGCGACCCGGTCCCCGCGCTCCAACTGGGCATCTCGCCGCCAAGGGAGGCCCTGTACAACCGCATCAACCTGCGGGTGGACGCCATGATCGCCGCAGGCTGGGTGGATGAGGTGCGGACGCTCATGGACCGGGGGATGGAACCCCATCTTGAACGCATCAAGGCCCTGGGCTACCGCGAAATCGCCGCCTGCCTGCGCGGGGAACAGTCCCTGGCGGATGCCGTGGAGGCCGTGAAAATGCACCACCGCCGTTACGCCAAAAGGCAGCTTTCCTGGTTCCGCGCCGACAAACGGGTCGTCTGGCTCGATTCAAGCCCTGACGCCGACCCGCAGGGACAGGCGCTGGATCTGTGGCGGGAATTCAGCAGACCGTAA